Proteins co-encoded in one Aspergillus flavus chromosome 2, complete sequence genomic window:
- a CDS encoding mitochondrial 54S ribosomal protein mL41, which produces MFKPSQPMMARLRLTTKQVNGGYYKGNRTGAMGYFAKNGSYVIDWKKVRTFVVPENLGEFKLTPFVTQRMAPTKSKYTRDMEKDSKLITVERAFGGKDYLDMWASDNGQEVLEQERLEQETSRQ; this is translated from the exons TGTTCAAGCCTTCACAACCGATGATGGCGCGACTGCGCTTAACGACTAAGCAGGTCAATGGTGGCTACTATAAAGGAAACCGCACTGGCGCGATGGGTTACTTCGCGAAGAACGGCTCGTATGTGATCGACTGGAAAAAAGTCCGAACCTTTGTTGTTCCTGAAAACTTGGGTGAATTTAAG CTTACCCCCTTCGTCACGCAACGCATGGCCCCAACAAAGTCCAAATACACCAGAgacatggagaaggataGCAAGTTGATCACAGTCGAACGAGCATTTGGTGGGAAGGACTATCTTGACATGTGGGCTTCGGACAATGGCCAAGAGGTACTTGAGCAGGAGCGACTCGAACAAGAGACATCCCGTCAATAG
- a CDS encoding IQ and HECT domain protein, giving the protein MFQSFTGNSRRPRQVNLGGRNTNPFAAFPSGRQHPHGTGPQNTLAVAQQERLLRQQERERLGATRIVQRTWRGYRSRKITCSAWRAEWDATEQQRSELLLSFDEIAHDAVQTSPHYVTAAKCLSQLRLLVQFLEPRNSGDILRLAYFSKAFQKTLHKVPTIATEGEWITPLKRLARLTLRVLHSATAPTVPAIALWPLLELLMFLTDLIPKQMARLAQEYYSVMVSLTKDIDAISSRCLLSRDNLVQTVLTLLRPITAETLTAYEWFARSYLTIPDLQTYLGTLDGLANNINYKLLTSAFEPLQSHFKDSPQNSDDVDARLWILSYFIFFHRYALGSQAGYKAPESGFVKVVSDLLNSTAVHISRRLESGEVTDFDDTPDRAPLHPFIKEQLFSLVNQGSITGLLSDLQSSHLSQRDLANSQSDASREAKILATYALTLLRVFPRRGDDIRMWLYLGSAVSDDRLAGQPGSRIPAIKYFWQASRSSKIFNTISEDSTKVLTLLKPASDTNEARLPSISHKERDEEWMIILLFLELYTFVLKVMDDEEFFSSGSSFTASSNTRVSWTKESALPLADIKDMTIFLKNLAFTLYWNSADLNEDETVHDSGGIRSYFSSSVTPSDTVSSVRDLEMKNKEKGLSGVTGIPLDYFKGLVTGLLRMIHERDSRRKFLPDGHWLMTNRFDMEGFIPAVVAEEENRHQLQDEEEGEGQDDLMDDAYYESSLGLIGTGRAQQTRRIEALRRRQQQAARRKQLEAVAPRLEILRNMPFFIPFHTRVQIFREFIYRDQIRRRQGYIDPDAWRMSVAQASMGRMIDGRPAVQDILGRHHANIRRESVFKDAFDQFYELGEGLKEPIQITFIDKFNTPEAGIDGGGVTKEFLTSVTNEAFKSISDLNLFEENEQHLLYPNPAAVEHRRELLRQVGLAENSPDWNDNIRDLLRRYEFLGRVIGKCLYEGILVDVNFAPFFLLKWALTGGTGSAQKETAYRANLNDLKDLDQGLYQGLLQLKNYPGDVEDFSLNFTVTDIIPLSDGRSRTITRDLKPHGSDIPVTNQNRLVYISYIARYRLQAQPALQTNAFLQGLGQIIQPSWLSMFNQSELQTLVSGESGDIDVSDLRRNTQYGGVYTIGDDREEHPTIQLFWEVMHKMTNEERQKVLRFVTSTPRAPLLGFSHLNPRFSIRDSSEDQERLPSTSTCVNLLKLPRYTNANTLREKLLYAINSGAGFDLS; this is encoded by the exons ATGTTCCAGTCATTCACGGGTAACTCTCGCCGTCCGCGGCAGGTTAATCTCGGAGGTCGCAATACGAACCCTTTCGCCGCATTTCCTTCCGGAAGGCAACACCCTCATGGCACAGGGCCCCAGAATACTCTGGCAGTTGCACAGCAAGAGCGTCTACTAAGGCAACAAGAGAGAGAACGGTTGGGCGCGACCAGGATCGTGCAGCGGACATGGCGGGGTTATCGAAGTAGGAAGATAACGTGCAGTGCATGGCGAGCAGAGTGGGATGCCACTGAGCAACAGAGGTCGGAACTCCTCCTATCATTCGATGAAATAGCCCACGATGCTGTGCAGACTTCGCCTCACTATGTTACCGCAGCAAAGTGCCTGTCGCAGTTGCGGCTGTTGGTACAGTTCCTGGAGCCCCGAAACAGTGGTGATATACTCCGACTTGCCTACTTTTCAAAAGCATTCCAAAAAACTCTACACAAGGTGCCTACTATTGCAACCGAAGGAGAGTGGATAACACCTTTGAAACGCCTGGCAAGGTTGACTCTACGTGTGCTGCACTCAGCTACCGCTCCGACAGTGCCAGCGATTGCCTTGTGGCCTCTTCTCGAGTTGTTGATGTTTTTAACGGACCTTATCCCGAAGCAAATGGCTCGCTTAGCCCAAGAGTATTACTCCGTAATGGTTTCTCTCACGAAAGATATAGATGCAATCTCCTCAAGGTGTCTTCTGTCGAGAGATAACCTCGTTCAAACAGTTTTAACATTGCTTCGACCGATAACTGCCGAAACGCTCACTGCCTATGAATGGTTTGCAAGGAGCTACTTGACTATTCCAGATCTTCAAACGTACCTAGGGACACTGGATGGGCTTGCTAATAATATCAATTATAAATTGCTGACGTCCGCGTTCGAGCCCTTACAGTCTCATTTTAAAGATAGTCCTCAAAACTCCGATGATGTGGATGCCCGCCTTTGGATACTTTCATATTTCATATTCTTCCACAGGTATGCTCTGGGAAGCCAGGCCGGATATAAAGCACCTGAGTCTGGTTTTGTGAAGGTTGTCTCGGACCTACTCAACTCTACTGCTGTGCATATATCGCGACGTCTGGAATCTGGGGAGGTCACCGACTTTGACGACACACCTGACAGAGCACCACTGCATCCATTTATCAAGGAACAGCTATTCAGTCTTGTCAACCAGGGAAGTATAACCGGATTGCTTTCTGATTTGCAATCTAGTCATTTGTCTCAACGTGACCTGGCAAATTCACAATCTGATGCGTCGCGGGAGGCGAAAATCCTTGCGACATACGCCCTGACTCTTTTGAGGGTATTTCCTCGGCGAGGCGATGATATTCGAATGTGGTTGTATCTGGGATCTGCTGTCTCGGATGATCGATTGGCAGGCCAACCTGGGTCGAGAATACCGGCTATCAAATATTTCTGGCAAGCATCCAGATCCAGTAAAATATTCAATACAATAAGCGAAGATTCAACCAAGGTGTTGACCTTACTGAAACCAGCCAGCGATACGAATGAGGCCAGACTACCGAGCATATCGCACAAAGAGCGTGACGAAGAGTGGATGATtattctcctcttccttgagcTGTATACGTTTGTCCTGAAAGTTATGGATGACGAAGAGTTTTTTTCTAGCGGATCTTCGTTTACTGCTTCGTCGAATACTAGGGTTTCATGGACCAAGGAGAGCGCTCTTCCTTTGGCAGATATCAAGGATATGACGATATTCTTGAAAAACCTGGCATTTACTCTGTACTGGAACTCTGCAGATTTGAATGAAGATGAAACTGTTCATGACAGTGGAGGGATTCGGAGTTATTTCAGCTCCTCTGTTACCCCATCTGACACCGTTTCAAGCGTTCGGGATCTCGAAATGAAAAATAAGGAGAAGGGGCTATCTGGAGTGACGGGAATTCCGCTCGACTATTTCAAAGGCCTCGTGACTGGTCTGTTGAGGATGATCCATGAGCGTGATTCGCGACGCAAGTTCCTTCCTGACGGACACTGGCTGATGACCAATCGCTTTGACATGGAGGGCTTCATCCCTGCAGTTGtagcggaagaagagaatagACACCAACTccaggatgaggaagaaggggaaggacAAGATGATTTAATGGATGATGCTTATTATGAATCGTCATTGGGACTAATCGGTACAGGCCGTGCTCAACAGACACGGCGAATTGAGGCTCTTAGACGACGTCAACAACAAGCAGCTCGCAGGAAACAACTGGAGGCGGTGGCTCCTAGACTCGAAATACTGAGAAACATGCCGTTCTTCATTCCTTTTCATACCCGGGTGCAAATATTTCGAGAATTTATTTATCGTGATCAGATACGCAGACGGCAAGGGTACATCGATCCGGATGCTTGGCGTATGTCTGTAGCCCAGGCCTCAATGGGGCGTATGATCGATGGGCGACCTGCGGTGCAGGATATTCTTGGCCGGCACCATGCAAACATCAGGCGCGAGAGTGTGTTCAAAGATGCATTTGATCAATTCTATGAACTCGGCGAAGGCCTCAAAGAACCTATACAGATCACATTCATTGACAAGTTCAACACACCGGAAGCGGGGATTGATGGCGGCGGTGTGACGAAGGAATTTCTAACCAGCGTCACGAATGAGGCATTTAAATCGATAAGTGACCTGAACTTGTTTGAAGAGAACGAACAACATCTACTCTACCCGAACCCAGCTGCGGTCGAGCATCGTAGGGAGCTCTTGAGACAGGTCGGGCTTGCTGAGAATAGCCCGGACTGGAATGACAATATCCGTGATTTGCTCAGGCGGTATGAGTTCTTGGGGCGTGTTATAGGAAAGTGTCTTTACGAGGGAATCTTGGTCGATGTGAACTTTGCGCCGTTTTTCCTGCTGAAATGGGCTTTGACGGGAGGCACGGGCTCGGCACAAAAGGAAACAGCATATCGAGCCAACCTTAATGACCTCAAAGACCTCGATCAGGGACTATATCAAGGATTG TTGCAACTGAAAAACTACCCTGGAGATGTGGAAGACTTCTCTTTAAACTTCACCGTCACTGACATCATACCTCTTTCGGACGGGAGAAGTCGCACAATCACTCGGGACCTCAAACCTCACGGGTCAGATATACCTGTAACCAACCAGAACCGGCTCGTGTATATTTCATATATTGCTCGGTACCGTCTACAGGCACAGCCCGCGCTGCAAACGAACGCCTTTCTCCAAGGCTTGGGGCAGATTATACAACCTTCGTGGTTGTCAATGTTCAACCAGTCGGAACTGCAGACCTTGGTTAGTGGCGAGTCAGGGGATATTGACGTTTCGGATTTGAGGCGCAACACTCAATACGGAGGGGTGTATACCATTGGCGACGATAGGGAAGAGCATCCGACGATCCAGCTGTTCTGGGAGGTCATGCATAAGATGACCAACGAGGAGCGACAGAAGGTGCTACGATTTGTGACGTCCACTCCGCGAGCCCCTCTACTGGGATTCAGTCATTTGAACCCACGTTTCAGCATTCGTGATTCCAGTGAGGACCAGGAGCGGCTTCCTAGTACAAGTACCTGCGTGAACCTTCTGAAGCTGCCTCGTTATACCAACGCCAACACCCTACGAGAAAAGCTTCTTTATGCCATCAACTCTGGCGCCGGTTTTGATCTTAGTTGA